In Spinacia oleracea cultivar Varoflay chromosome 5, BTI_SOV_V1, whole genome shotgun sequence, a single window of DNA contains:
- the LOC110798420 gene encoding protein OCTOPUS-like, which yields MNPEQLPPPPQPPLPHLKSTSCDRHPDEQFTGFCPSCLCERLAVLDKSSSTTVTSGRKSASSALKSLFKPGSSNNNDSGGGPALRGRPSSTSFLPELRRTKSFSGGKNEGGFLGFSGAFEPQRKSCDVRGRSTLFSLFSQEQRCAQQIHHPVINEPSTSSAVIELKAGELGVGDHVVGEAAEEEFHEGIDNGDEIQVIEEEIVECNDDNNNYNSVDNKVRNSSGEQAVGRISQRETVDLKPMKDHIDLDSQNKKVGNKDSKGSFWSAASVFSKKLRAWTRKNNNQKIKKHMGGSHTVQVTGKKSNAGRNYRDTQSEIADYGFGRRSCDTDPRFSLDAGRFSVDAATAGRYSVDAGRMSFDDPRCSFDEPRASWDGYLIGRNFPRMIPPMVSVVEDAPPPPVAVLRKDAQIPVEEPRRSSVSINGDDPFPGGASQTKDYYSDSSSRRRKSLDRSSSIRKTAAAVVAEMDEMKNECGVKISPPCADYLNGTKVVAGIGIGIGGGGGGGGGGDRDFRGLDMLNSNSNTNSLRDDYSESFDMGYRDNASVIGSNCDRKGSKKSSRWRAWNIWGLIYRRGNTKGDDEDRYSRSIPNGVERSYSESWQGDPRGGFSRNMFRSNSSVSWRNSYNVGGAATGSFGSSSSMKKAGGGGGGGGGGGTKKKEEFVLERNRSARYSPSHNSTHTTDNNGMLRFYLTPMRGSRRGSSGKPKPAYSHSFARSVLRFY from the coding sequence ATGAATCCTGAGCAATTACCGCCGCCACCACAACCACCGCTTCCCCATTTGAAATCCACTAGCTGTGACCGTCACCCTGATGAGCAGTTCACTGGATTCTGCCCTTCTTGTCTTTGTGAACGTTTAGCGGTTCTAGATAAATCGTCCTCTACTACCGTCACTTCCGGCCGTAAATCCGCTTCATCTGCTCTTAAATCATTGTTTAAGCCTGGCAGTAGTAACAACAACGACAGCGGTGGTGGGCCCGCGTTACGAGGTAGGCCGAGTTCGACCTCTTTTTTGCCGGAACTCCGACGAACGAAGTCGTTTTCCGGGGGAAAGAACGAGGGGGGTTTCCTTGGATTCTCCGGCGCTTTCGAACCGCAGCGAAAGTCTTGCGACGTTCGTGGGAGGAgcactcttttctctctcttctcacaGGAGCAGCGCTGTGCACAACAAATCCACCATCCTGTAATTAATGAGCCTTCGACTTCTTCAGCGGTGATTGAATTGAAGGCTGGAGAGTTGGGCGTCGGCGATCACGTGGTAGGCGAGGCGGCCGAGGAAGAATTTCATGAGGGCATTGATAATGGGGATGAAATCCAGGTTATAGAGGAGGAAATTGTTGAGTGCaatgatgataataataattacaataGTGTGGATAATAAGGTGAGAAACTCGTCGGGTGAGCAGGCGGTGGGTCGAATTTCGCAACGGGAGACGGTTGATTTGAAGCCAATGAAAGACCATATTGATCTAGATTCGCAGAATAAGAAGGTGGGTAACAAGGATTCCAAAGGAAGTTTTTGGTCTGCGGCCTCGGTTTTTAGCAAAAAATTGAGGGCGTGGACTAGGAAGAACAATAATCAGAAGATTAAAAAGCATATGGGTGGGTCTCATACTGTACAAGTGACTGGTAAAAAGAGTAATGCCGGCCGGAATTACAGGGATACTCAATCTGAAATTGCTGATTATGGGTTTGGGAGGAGATCTTGTGATACTGATCCTAGGTTTTCTCTTGATGCTGGGAGGTTTTCCGTTGATGCCGCTACGGCAGGGAGGTATTCAGTTGATGCTGGGAGGATGTCATTTGATGATCCCAGGTGTTCTTTTGATGAGCCTAGAGCTTCTTGGGATGGTTATTTGATTGGTAGGAATTTTCCGAGGATGATACCGCCTATGGTTTCAGTAGTGGAGGATGCTCCACCACCTCCAGTGGCGGTGTTGAGGAAAGATGCTCAAATTCCGGTGGAGGAACCAAGGAGGAGTTCGGTTTCAATTAACGGGGATGATCCTTTTCCTGGTGGTGCTTCCCAGACTAAAGATTATTACTCGGATTCATCGTCCAGGAGGAGAAAGAGTCTTGACAGGTCTAGCTCCATTCGGAAGACTGCAGCTGCTGTGGTTGCTGAAATGGATGAGATGAAGAATGAGTGTGGTGTCAAGATCTCACCTCCTTGTGCAGACTATTTAAATGGTACCAAAGTTGTTGCTGGTATTGGTATTGgtattggtggtggtggtggtggtggtggtggtggtgatagGGATTTTAGGGGGTTGGATATGTtgaactctaattctaatacTAATTCGCTTAGAGATGATTATTCAGAGAGCTTTGATATGGGATATAGGGATAATGCTTCAGTGATAGGTAGTAACTGTGACAGAAAAGGATCAAAGAAGTCTAGTAGATGGAGGGCATGGAACATTTGGGGTTTAATTTATCGGCGAGGTAATACGAAAGGTGACGATGAAGATagatacagtaggtcaataccAAATGGGGTAGAGCGGTCATACTCGGAGTCTTGGCAAGGTGATCCAAGAGGAGGTTTTAGTAGAAACATGTTTCGAAGTAATAGCAGTGTGAGTTGGAGGAACTCATATAACGTAGGGGGTGCAGCAACAGGATCATTTGGAAGTAGTAGTAGCATGAAGAAggcgggtggtggtggtggtggtggtggtggtggtggtacaaagaaaaaggaagagttTGTATTAGAGAGGAATCGGAGTGCAAGATACTCTCCGAGTCATAATAGTACTCATACTACTGATAACAATGGGATGTTACGGTTCTATTTGACACCAATGAGAGGTAGCCGAAGGGGAAGCTCAGGGAAACCGAAACCAGCTTATTCACATTCCTTCGCAAGGAGTGTGTTACGATTCTATTAA